The Candidatus Syntrophosphaera sp. DNA window CCATCGTAGGATCGTGATAGCGATTCCGCATGCGCATCATCAGATAACCAAATCTCTTGGCAGGCACGTAGTAATCCCTTGCCATAGCCGCATTGAACAGCAATTCCAGGCTGTCAAAGAAGGCCTTGAGATAAGTGTCAAACTGCGCCCGGAACTTCACATCAGCACCCAATTGTAGGCAATCCTCCACCAGTTCCCATTCCTCTTCATTATCTCCGATTCTTTGATGCAAAAACGCCTCAATGCGGATTGTGCCTTTATCTGCAAATAACTGAATCAACCTTCTGAAGCGGGATTCCAATACCGGAATCTCTTTGTCCAATCCCCGGAAATATGCGCTCAGATCATTCAATTCCTGCACATCAGTATCAGTAAAGATAGCCAGTGCTTCTTTCAGATGTGATGCCACACCAAAGTAATCCACCAGTATGCCGTGCTCTTTTACAAATCCGCTTTTCATCACCTTGGTACGATTCACTCTGGCAATAGCTTGCATCAGCCGATGCTCTCTCAGGTTCTTGTCCAGATACATCACTTGCTCGATCGGAGCGTCAAAGCCCATCAAAAGCCTGTCGCAAACGCAGAGTATAGCCACGCCGCTTTCCGGTTTACTATAGTCGAAGTCCTTCTTGAAGCTCTCCACCGCATCCATATCCTGAGCCTGTCTGCGAGCCATCGACACATAGCCCGGCTCATTATTGTCCATCATCGAGACCACTGTGCAGATCTTGATGAACTTCATCTGTTTCAGCAGTTCATCATCCCGCTCATCTTCAGGTTTTGCTTCCTCACGCGATATTAGCCGTTTTAGCGCATTTTCCATCTCATACTTATACCGACATGCTGCCACGATAGAACTCGCCACCACCTGCCCTTTTAAGCCGTTTGGGAGGATTTCCTGAGTATAGTGTTCGATGATGTCTTCCGAGATAGCCCGGATTCTCTCTTTGGATTCCAGATAGGCCATCTCTGTGCCATAGCGTTTTTGTATCTCCAACCGCTCTTCTTCACTGCGTTCTTTGAACATATCTTCAAACTCACGCTTGAACATCTCAGCATCAGTCAGCTTGTCCTGGCTGGTTCTGCCTATATAGAGAATGTCCACCGTAGCTCTATCTGCAACCGAGTCATTCATCTTATACACATCGATGAAGCTGCCAAATCGTTCATGGGTTTTCTGCTTATGCCCTTCTGTGAGTAGCGGAGTTCCGGTGAAAGCGATCTTGACCGCATTGGGAAAAGCCAGGAAGAGGTTGTCGCCCATCTCGCCACCCTGATCCTGATGTGCTTCATCTATAAGCAATAGTATCCGCTCACTTGTATTCAGCTCCGGGAATTCTTCATATTTCGGCACAATCCCCGCTGTCAATAGTGATTCTGCAGAAACTGAGCTATTGATCAGGAACTTGTGCAACATCACCATATTCAAATTGGAACTGGTGTTTTTCAGCTTATCCAGATCCCTTTTGTGCTCAATCAGCGTGAGGCTTTCTCCGGTATAGGTTACGGTGTGCGAAAGCTGATCCTCCAAATCCAGCCGATCATTGACCATGATCACTTTGTAATCCTTCAGATCATCCGTATCCCGCAGTTTTTTGATCAGAAACACCATAGTCAGGGACTTCCCTGAGCCTTGAGTATGCCAGATGACTCCGCTGCGTTCAAAAGGTGTCTTTCCGGTTCTGAGACGCTCGAGGATTTTACCCACTGCTCTGTATTGCTGATACCTGCAGACGATCTTTACCTTCTCGCCTCTCTTGATCTCCATGTATAGGGTGAAGTTCTTCAAGATATCCAGCAGGATAGCTTTATTCAGCATCCCATGAATCATCACTTCCTGACGCTGCTCATCTGGCGAAGCCTGGATGGTCTTATATTCCTCCGGGAAGATGTCCTTCCAGTTCAGATAGTGATCAAACTCGCCCGTGATGGTGCCAAACCTGGCTTCATTGCCATGAGTGACGATGTTGAAGAGATTGCAATGGAAAAGCCGCTCTTCGCCTTCCTTGATGCCATAATCATCCACTCGCAGATTCGCATAGCGGTTGATCTGGATAAATGCTTCACTCAAGGGCTGTGCCACATCCATGTCTTTACATTCCACTACCACGATCGGCAAGCCATTGATAAACAGCACAATGTCCGGAATGATCGCCGTTCTGCTAGCTCCAGGGGTCTCGATCTTGAACTGGTTAATGGCGATAAAGCTATTGCGTTCAGGATGGGCAAAATCAATCAGCCGCACCGTTGGGTTTTGCTCTCCGGTCAGCGTATTCTGATCCACCGTAGTATTGCGGGTCAGAAGCTCATACACTGCCTGATTTGCCTTGAGCAAGTCCATGCCGGGATGCATAGTAAGCTCGCTTAGCACCGCTTCAAGCTGTTTATCAGTTAGCCAGCTGCTGCCATCTTCAGTGAGATTAATCCTTTTCAGAGAAGCCCTAAACTCATTCTCGAGGATATACTCTCTGAAGCTCTCTCTCCTGCTGATACTGGGATCATAAGGAGTAAACCCGGTTCCCTGATCAATTACTTCCCAACCAAGCTGCTGTAGCTTATCTAGAAAGGGACGTTCAACACTATTATATTCGGACATTATTCCTCACCAGTTTATATCTTCCAAACCTCAAAAGCCAGATTTATCAGCAATTGCTGCCTTTCGTCAATTGTAGCGGCATTCCAATCAGGAAACACTTTCAGAAATTGATTAATCCTGTTCACTGATGATTGATTACCCACAGTCGGTGTTTCTACCAAACTTCGAGTGAAGTAAAATCCGCAGTTCTTATACTGATCACATTTTCTCTTGTAGTAGTCATTACCCGCTACAATATTCAGGGGCTTTTGTAGCAAAGTTAGATTTCCCAGTTTTATCTTGTATTTATCGTAATCGATGCCTGGATTGTTTTGAATGAATCTATTCCTGACATCATCTGCAGGATTATCGGGCAGTATGTGTTCAATTTCCAGCACAGTGAAGTCTTTTAATGTACGCTTATCGTTAACCCCTGTAAAATGTCTATCCACATATTGAGCGATTTTTGCAAGGAAGTATCTTGTCCGGTAATACTGAAGTATACCCAGTGAATAGTTTTCGAGGAAAGCCTGCAATTCCTTTTGCTTGGACTGAACACTTGGTACAAATCGAGTGCTGACAAAGCTATCTAACATGTCTTTCTGAACAGCGGGATCTTTCTGTTGGGCAATTTCTCTTAATTCACCTGCCCATATTGCAAAACTCCTCTCCAATTCTTTGGTTGGGGTCTTGGTAAAGAGGTAATAGAATAGAAACACTTCGAGTTTGTTCACGAAGCTTTCGAACAATTCTTTTGGCAGGCTCCGGATAGCAAGCAATAGGATATAATGCAAGCTAAATGCACCACCACACATCTCAGATAAATCTTCAGTGTTAACGTTGCTCTTTTTATCCTTATCTTTGCCTTCGATGAAAGCCAAGTAACAATCCAGATTGCCCTTGAGATGCTTAACAAATGCGAAAGGATCACGCCTATATCCACATAGCTCAGCATTGCCATTGTCGACTATCCAGTCATATATCTCATCCTCACGTAGAATGTGATCATTCCTTTTGTTGGCAATCGGATAATTGGACATTAGATAGTAGCGAAGGAAGCGAAGAGGTTTTTCTTGCTTCTCTTCCAGTGCTTTAGTAATATCTTTCCACTCATTCTTCAGTCTTCCAAATTCATTCTGCCCCACCTGCCTGAATATCAAATTCTTCAAAAGATCCATTGGGTTAAGACCCACACCTCTTTCGTTAATTGTCTCAAATATCTTCAGAGCACTGCTTATTTCTGTGGCTATCTGGATAAAAACAACTTGATTGCCTATATAACCCCAGTATTTCTTCAAATCAGATATATCAGGATAATTGCTCACCAGATAAGAGTAGATTATCCTATAAGCTTCCACGATGTTGTCTAATGAGCCATAAGTAGATATTCCAGCAGCTTGTATCGCTTTTCTTGTGATTATTGGGTCCGCGTTCAGTTCGATTATTTTCGTTATGATCTCAATGGCGTTTTCGTACCGCGGTTCCAATCTTAGAGTCATGACTGGTTCTCCATTCAAGTCATCATCAAGAGACATTATAAGCTGGTCTATACTATGTTTCTGCTTCTGATCATCAAGTATGGATTTAATCGCACAAAGCAGCAAGAAGAAGGTAGTTAAACG harbors:
- a CDS encoding DUF262 domain-containing HNH endonuclease family protein; its protein translation is MSQITNFKFRIREAFKQCYYLVPDYQREYVWKEKEVTRLLEDITNEMDGNGETEYFIGTIIVSPTNQADHFEVIDGQQRLTTFFLLLCAIKSILDDQKQKHSIDQLIMSLDDDLNGEPVMTLRLEPRYENAIEIITKIIELNADPIITRKAIQAAGISTYGSLDNIVEAYRIIYSYLVSNYPDISDLKKYWGYIGNQVVFIQIATEISSALKIFETINERGVGLNPMDLLKNLIFRQVGQNEFGRLKNEWKDITKALEEKQEKPLRFLRYYLMSNYPIANKRNDHILREDEIYDWIVDNGNAELCGYRRDPFAFVKHLKGNLDCYLAFIEGKDKDKKSNVNTEDLSEMCGGAFSLHYILLLAIRSLPKELFESFVNKLEVFLFYYLFTKTPTKELERSFAIWAGELREIAQQKDPAVQKDMLDSFVSTRFVPSVQSKQKELQAFLENYSLGILQYYRTRYFLAKIAQYVDRHFTGVNDKRTLKDFTVLEIEHILPDNPADDVRNRFIQNNPGIDYDKYKIKLGNLTLLQKPLNIVAGNDYYKRKCDQYKNCGFYFTRSLVETPTVGNQSSVNRINQFLKVFPDWNAATIDERQQLLINLAFEVWKI
- a CDS encoding HsdR family type I site-specific deoxyribonuclease; protein product: MSEYNSVERPFLDKLQQLGWEVIDQGTGFTPYDPSISRRESFREYILENEFRASLKRINLTEDGSSWLTDKQLEAVLSELTMHPGMDLLKANQAVYELLTRNTTVDQNTLTGEQNPTVRLIDFAHPERNSFIAINQFKIETPGASRTAIIPDIVLFINGLPIVVVECKDMDVAQPLSEAFIQINRYANLRVDDYGIKEGEERLFHCNLFNIVTHGNEARFGTITGEFDHYLNWKDIFPEEYKTIQASPDEQRQEVMIHGMLNKAILLDILKNFTLYMEIKRGEKVKIVCRYQQYRAVGKILERLRTGKTPFERSGVIWHTQGSGKSLTMVFLIKKLRDTDDLKDYKVIMVNDRLDLEDQLSHTVTYTGESLTLIEHKRDLDKLKNTSSNLNMVMLHKFLINSSVSAESLLTAGIVPKYEEFPELNTSERILLLIDEAHQDQGGEMGDNLFLAFPNAVKIAFTGTPLLTEGHKQKTHERFGSFIDVYKMNDSVADRATVDILYIGRTSQDKLTDAEMFKREFEDMFKERSEEERLEIQKRYGTEMAYLESKERIRAISEDIIEHYTQEILPNGLKGQVVASSIVAACRYKYEMENALKRLISREEAKPEDERDDELLKQMKFIKICTVVSMMDNNEPGYVSMARRQAQDMDAVESFKKDFDYSKPESGVAILCVCDRLLMGFDAPIEQVMYLDKNLREHRLMQAIARVNRTKVMKSGFVKEHGILVDYFGVASHLKEALAIFTDTDVQELNDLSAYFRGLDKEIPVLESRFRRLIQLFADKGTIRIEAFLHQRIGDNEEEWELVEDCLQLGADVKFRAQFDTYLKAFFDSLELLFNAAMARDYYVPAKRFGYLMMRMRNRYHDPTMDLKWAGAKVRRLIDKYLISEGINPKIAPAKLLSDEFPKQMRDHNKTGKAKASEMEHAIRWHIKVNMEKDPALYTGFHERLQKILDSYREHWDRIIEELTKLREDIGKGRADEAGIVDCPVMPFLDLMLMEAGIAVDSKEAISAAKLSEFIYSRIKESLSIPNFWQKPNERRRLEGDIRDELEYCGIEPLQEVAAKLTAELINLAHKREAEVKGS